The following coding sequences lie in one Vibrio sp. BS-M-Sm-2 genomic window:
- the mrcB gene encoding penicillin-binding protein 1B, which produces MMTKMLTPKKAPPKKAPAKKSPATKAKPRKPRAAAKKTKPRAKKTGNRGWLKILWGIAWKAGLALAALLLFVGIYLDSVVKQRFEGQLFDLPTVVYARVLDLSPGTPVSLTQVKNELDVLNYRKVNAPRHPGEYSSSSTKIEMIRRPFEFVDGPEADRHVMLHFNGNELTRIQSLEKKGDMGYLRVEPKMLGMLEKSNDEQRLFLKRNQFPEVMVDALLATEDRNFYQHDGVSPLAIARAMVVNVKAGRTVQGGSTLTQQLAKNLFLSSERTLWRKVREAYIALILDHRYSKDRILEAYLNEVYLGQNGGQAIHGFGLASRLYFGQPIQELRIDQLALLVGMVKGPSYYNPVRYPERAKTRRDLVLRLLMQQDILTPRQYEEAASRDLDIQDNPRIASRQPAYFQQVNIELKKYVGDRFEAKKGIRVFTSLDPVSQDKLEKSIARKVPDLSKTAGNKLEAAAIAVDRNTGEIRAMVGGKRTGYDGFNRALNASRPIGSLVKPAIYLTALEQPDKYTLATTLMDTPLSLKGSKGSVWSPRNFDRKFRGDVPLYVALSKSYNVPTVRLGMQLGIDSVSDTIGKLGVDKNEIRPVPSMFLGSFSLTPFQVAQMYQTITNSGRIAPLSALRSVVDNDGEVLYQSIPRVSQSVDQQAAWLTTYAMKRGVSEGTGRFLQGQFAWAGLAGKTGTSNDSRDSWFVGVDGREVTTIWLGRDDNKPTKLTGSSGALRVYADYLKQRTPEQLILPWPNGIATASFTRTAQGALEFDCDGAVKLPVWDESGKIKKSCESQPKQWLKKLFQW; this is translated from the coding sequence ATGATGACCAAAATGTTAACGCCAAAAAAGGCACCACCTAAAAAAGCGCCAGCAAAGAAGTCACCAGCGACCAAAGCCAAGCCTCGAAAACCGAGAGCCGCCGCGAAGAAGACCAAACCAAGAGCCAAAAAAACGGGTAACCGAGGTTGGTTGAAGATCCTTTGGGGCATTGCGTGGAAAGCGGGCTTAGCCTTGGCTGCGCTACTGCTGTTCGTCGGTATCTACCTAGATTCGGTGGTCAAGCAGCGCTTTGAAGGCCAATTGTTTGATTTGCCGACCGTTGTTTATGCTCGTGTGTTGGATTTGTCTCCGGGTACTCCGGTGAGTTTGACACAGGTTAAGAATGAACTGGATGTGCTTAATTACCGTAAGGTGAATGCGCCTCGTCACCCGGGCGAATACTCCTCTTCTTCAACCAAGATTGAAATGATTCGTCGTCCGTTCGAGTTTGTCGATGGACCGGAAGCGGATCGTCATGTGATGCTGCATTTCAATGGTAACGAGTTGACTCGCATTCAATCGCTAGAGAAGAAAGGCGACATGGGCTACCTACGTGTTGAACCGAAAATGCTTGGTATGCTTGAGAAAAGTAACGATGAGCAGCGCCTGTTCTTAAAACGTAATCAATTCCCAGAAGTGATGGTTGATGCCTTATTAGCAACCGAAGACCGAAACTTCTATCAACATGACGGTGTGTCGCCACTGGCAATCGCTCGTGCAATGGTCGTTAACGTCAAAGCTGGGCGAACGGTACAGGGTGGTAGTACGCTGACACAACAGTTGGCAAAAAACCTGTTCTTGTCCAGTGAACGTACATTGTGGCGTAAGGTTCGTGAAGCTTACATTGCACTTATCTTGGACCATCGTTACAGCAAAGACCGTATCCTAGAGGCTTACTTAAATGAGGTTTACCTAGGGCAAAATGGTGGGCAAGCGATCCATGGCTTCGGTTTAGCGTCTCGCTTGTACTTCGGTCAGCCCATTCAAGAGCTCCGCATTGATCAACTAGCATTGTTGGTGGGTATGGTGAAAGGACCTTCGTATTACAATCCGGTTCGTTATCCTGAGCGTGCCAAGACTCGACGCGATTTGGTTCTTCGCTTATTGATGCAGCAAGACATATTAACTCCGCGACAATACGAAGAAGCGGCGAGTCGTGATTTGGATATTCAAGACAATCCACGTATTGCTAGCCGTCAGCCAGCTTACTTCCAACAAGTCAATATTGAGCTTAAGAAGTATGTCGGTGATCGATTTGAAGCGAAAAAAGGGATTCGAGTCTTCACCTCTCTGGATCCGGTTTCCCAAGACAAGTTAGAGAAGTCGATTGCACGCAAGGTGCCTGATTTATCGAAAACCGCAGGTAACAAACTGGAAGCAGCAGCTATTGCCGTAGATAGAAATACCGGTGAAATTCGAGCTATGGTTGGTGGTAAGCGTACTGGCTACGATGGCTTTAACCGTGCCTTGAACGCGAGTCGTCCTATTGGTTCTTTAGTTAAGCCTGCAATCTACTTAACCGCATTGGAACAACCTGATAAGTACACACTTGCGACAACATTGATGGATACGCCATTAAGCTTGAAAGGCAGCAAAGGAAGTGTGTGGAGCCCAAGAAACTTCGATCGTAAGTTCCGTGGAGATGTGCCCTTGTATGTGGCGCTTTCTAAGTCTTATAACGTACCTACGGTTCGCTTAGGTATGCAGTTAGGCATTGATAGCGTCTCCGATACGATTGGAAAACTGGGCGTCGATAAGAATGAAATTCGTCCAGTGCCATCGATGTTTTTGGGTTCGTTCTCACTGACTCCGTTCCAGGTGGCACAGATGTACCAAACCATCACCAACTCTGGCCGTATCGCACCTTTGTCTGCGCTTCGTTCGGTGGTTGATAATGATGGTGAGGTTCTGTATCAGTCGATTCCTCGTGTATCACAGAGCGTTGACCAGCAAGCGGCTTGGCTAACCACCTACGCGATGAAGCGTGGTGTGTCGGAAGGCACGGGGCGCTTCCTACAAGGTCAGTTTGCATGGGCTGGTTTAGCCGGTAAAACAGGCACCAGTAACGACAGCCGAGACAGTTGGTTTGTGGGTGTTGATGGCCGTGAAGTTACCACCATCTGGTTAGGGCGTGATGATAATAAGCCAACTAAACTAACGGGCTCCAGTGGCGCGTTACGTGTTTATGCCGATTATTTGAAACAGAGAACACCAGAGCAGTTAATATTGCCTTGGCCTAATGGAATTGCGACGGCAAGTTTTACTCGAACCGCTCAAGGGGCTTTAGAATTTGACTGTGATGGTGCCGTTAAATTGCCGGTTTGGGATGAAAGTGGAAAGATTAAAAAGAGCTGTGAAAGTCAACCAAAACAGTGGCTAAAGAAGCTTTTTCAGTGGTAA
- a CDS encoding patatin-like phospholipase family protein, producing MISRWMVSGLGIVGTVISFQLFASTVTQVDQPQQAEQAHKRPTVAVVLAGGGAKGAAHIGVLKALEEMQIPVDYITGTSMGSYVGGLYATGMSADEIESFIYTVDWNRGYRDRVNRSDRRVRDKEYEDRYQLNTDLGLGWGEIKASKGVVQGQNMLRILRETTGNLSPLDSFDHLAIPYRSVATDIIELEEVVIDHGHLVDAMMASMSVPGALPPYSLDGQMLVDGGVTNNMPVDVARAMGADIVIAVDISTNYKGKEDFTNFLAAANQLSNYLVQRSTQEQAETLTDDDVFLRPDVGQMETTEFDKMPGAYQAGYDAAIQNSSELSKLSLSNADYQKYIDHKQQARKQLKHGDKTVVDRVVINNNTHYTDKLIENRLNLDSGEILKTSEIESKVQDLYALDRFELITYEFENVDGEDQLQVDVNEKSWGPNYLNFRFFLEDDFSTESQYSLGVSANFTDINSHGAELRTNVEMGTDKRIEAELFSPFFSSQKLFTSASLAYSNQQRNLPVDIDEIEEPTLDVTQNYFPMSYKEYVGELALGYQPTLWQELKFGARYTDGDVEVSSLPYLGNGGYTRIGGFISYRLDTLDNFSLPTEGYFVDLEYLVSHDDFENDSSIENSELTSESDTVYEFSANFMAAQSIEKHTLVAKLDYGIVESKNSVFPIDPKELGGFLNLSGIPRNSMIGQNLAYTSLIYRYKWFENDFGLFESPFYVGASIEHGGVWSNNDLRLDEAPMFTAGSVFAGVDSPIGPIILAYGRTEDNYDSVYLIVGTSYK from the coding sequence ATGATTTCTCGTTGGATGGTGAGCGGCTTAGGCATTGTCGGTACTGTGATCAGTTTTCAGCTGTTTGCATCTACCGTGACACAGGTTGATCAACCTCAGCAGGCTGAACAAGCTCATAAAAGGCCAACCGTTGCTGTCGTTCTTGCTGGTGGTGGGGCCAAAGGTGCAGCTCACATTGGAGTGCTTAAAGCCCTAGAAGAAATGCAAATCCCGGTTGATTACATTACTGGTACTAGTATGGGCTCATACGTTGGTGGCCTTTATGCGACAGGGATGAGCGCAGACGAGATTGAGAGCTTTATTTATACAGTCGATTGGAATCGCGGTTATCGTGATCGTGTTAACCGTAGTGATCGCCGTGTACGTGACAAAGAATATGAAGACCGCTACCAACTGAACACTGACCTCGGTTTAGGTTGGGGCGAAATCAAAGCAAGTAAAGGGGTGGTTCAAGGTCAGAATATGTTGCGTATTCTGCGAGAGACCACAGGTAATCTATCTCCACTCGACTCTTTTGATCATCTTGCTATTCCATACCGTTCCGTCGCAACCGACATCATCGAACTTGAAGAGGTGGTCATCGACCATGGTCACCTTGTTGATGCCATGATGGCGAGTATGTCGGTACCCGGCGCGCTTCCCCCTTACTCTCTAGATGGTCAAATGCTGGTTGATGGCGGTGTCACCAATAATATGCCAGTCGACGTTGCCAGAGCGATGGGAGCGGACATTGTCATTGCGGTGGATATCAGTACCAATTACAAAGGCAAAGAAGACTTCACGAATTTTCTAGCGGCAGCTAACCAACTTTCTAATTATCTGGTCCAACGCAGCACTCAAGAGCAAGCTGAGACACTGACGGATGATGATGTTTTTTTACGCCCTGATGTTGGGCAAATGGAGACGACAGAATTCGATAAAATGCCGGGTGCCTACCAAGCCGGTTATGACGCAGCGATCCAGAACAGCTCTGAGCTTTCTAAGCTGTCACTCTCTAACGCAGACTATCAGAAGTATATCGATCATAAGCAGCAAGCTCGAAAGCAGCTGAAACATGGCGATAAGACTGTCGTCGATAGGGTTGTTATCAACAATAATACTCATTACACCGATAAGCTGATTGAGAACCGCTTGAACCTCGATTCTGGTGAGATTCTGAAGACCAGTGAAATTGAATCAAAAGTGCAAGATCTGTATGCCTTAGACCGATTTGAGTTGATCACCTATGAGTTCGAAAATGTCGATGGCGAAGATCAACTTCAGGTCGATGTGAACGAAAAGTCTTGGGGGCCTAATTACCTCAATTTCCGTTTTTTCCTTGAAGATGACTTTTCAACAGAGAGCCAGTATTCGCTTGGTGTATCTGCTAATTTTACCGATATCAACTCACACGGTGCAGAACTAAGAACCAACGTTGAGATGGGTACAGATAAGCGTATAGAGGCTGAACTTTTTTCCCCATTCTTCTCAAGTCAAAAGCTATTCACGTCGGCATCTCTTGCTTATAGTAATCAACAAAGAAATTTACCCGTTGATATTGATGAAATCGAAGAGCCTACATTGGATGTAACTCAAAACTACTTTCCCATGTCTTATAAAGAGTATGTGGGTGAGTTAGCATTAGGTTATCAACCCACTTTGTGGCAAGAACTTAAATTTGGTGCTCGCTATACCGATGGTGATGTGGAGGTCTCTTCGCTGCCTTATCTTGGTAATGGCGGGTACACTCGTATTGGTGGCTTCATTAGCTATCGACTCGATACATTAGATAACTTTAGTTTGCCGACCGAAGGTTATTTTGTCGATTTGGAGTACCTTGTCTCTCATGATGATTTTGAGAATGATTCGTCTATCGAAAATTCGGAATTAACCTCGGAGAGCGATACCGTCTATGAGTTTTCGGCTAATTTCATGGCGGCACAAAGTATTGAGAAGCATACTTTAGTCGCAAAGCTTGATTACGGTATCGTAGAAAGCAAAAACTCGGTTTTTCCTATCGATCCCAAAGAGCTCGGTGGTTTCCTAAACCTATCTGGTATTCCTAGGAATAGTATGATCGGTCAGAACTTAGCTTATACGAGTCTTATTTACCGCTATAAGTGGTTTGAAAATGACTTTGGTCTCTTTGAGTCACCATTCTATGTGGGTGCTTCCATTGAACATGGTGGTGTTTGGTCAAACAATGATTTAAGACTTGATGAAGCACCAATGTTCACCGCGGGCTCCGTTTTTGCGGGTGTCGATTCACCAATAGGACCGATCATTTTGGCTTATGGCCGAACCGAAGATAACTATGATTCGGTGTATTTGATTGTAGGTACTTCCTACAAATAA
- the acnB gene encoding bifunctional aconitate hydratase 2/2-methylisocitrate dehydratase — MLEAYRKHVEERAAEGVVPKPLDAEQVAGLVELLKNPPQGEEEIILDLLENRIPPGVDEAAYVKAGFLTAITKGEVASPLVSKAKAAELLGTMQGGYNIESLVSLLDDAELAPIAVKALSHTLLMFDAFYDVEEKAKAGNASAQQVLQSWADAEWFTAKDKVADKITVKVFKVTGETNTDDLSPAPDAWSRPDIPVHAKAMLKMERDGITPDEQGSVGPINQIEEMQKDGIPLAYVGDVVGTGSSRKSATNSVLWFMGEDIPFVPNKRTGGVCLGGKIAPIFYNTMEDSGALPIELNVQDMNMGDIIDIYPYEGVVHKNGSVISNFELSKVLLDEVRAGGRIPLIIGRGLTGRARDALGLEETDLFAKPIDPSASDKGYTLAQKMVGKACGVEGVRAGQYCEPKMTTVGSQDTTGPMTRDELKDLACLGFSADLVMQSFCHTSAYPKPVDVNTHHTLPDFIMNRAGVSLRPGDGVIHSWLNRMLLPDTVGTGGDSHTRFPLGISFPAGSGLVAFAAATGVMPLDMPESILVRFKGEMQPGITLRDLVHAIPLYGIKQGLLTVEKAGKINEFSGRVLEIEGVEHLSVEQAFELSDASAERSAAGCTVKLSEESISEYLNSNIVMLKWMIAEGYGDVRTIERRITAMEEWLATPELLSADSDAEYAHVIEIDLADIDQPILCAPNDPDDARLLSDVQGTEIQEVFIGSCMTNIGHFRAAGKMLEEFNGSLSTRLWVAPPTKMDKDQLTEEGYYGIFGRAGVRIETPGCSLCMGNQARVADKSTVMSTSTRNFPNRLGTGANVYLASAELSAVGAILGRIPTKEEYLEYADKINATAADTYRYLNFHKMGQYTEKADTVIFQEPA, encoded by the coding sequence GTGCTTGAAGCCTACCGTAAACACGTCGAAGAACGTGCTGCCGAAGGAGTTGTTCCAAAACCACTAGATGCTGAGCAGGTAGCTGGCCTAGTTGAACTTCTGAAGAATCCACCTCAAGGTGAAGAAGAAATCATTCTTGACCTACTAGAAAATCGCATTCCACCGGGTGTAGATGAAGCTGCTTACGTAAAAGCTGGCTTCCTTACGGCTATCACTAAAGGTGAAGTAGCTTCTCCACTAGTAAGTAAAGCAAAAGCTGCAGAATTGCTTGGTACTATGCAAGGCGGTTACAACATCGAATCTCTAGTATCTCTACTAGACGATGCTGAGCTTGCACCTATCGCTGTTAAAGCTCTGTCTCATACTCTACTGATGTTCGACGCGTTCTACGACGTAGAAGAGAAAGCGAAAGCAGGCAATGCTTCAGCGCAACAAGTACTTCAATCTTGGGCTGATGCCGAATGGTTTACAGCTAAAGATAAAGTAGCGGACAAGATCACCGTTAAAGTATTTAAAGTCACTGGTGAAACTAACACCGATGACCTATCTCCAGCACCTGATGCTTGGTCACGTCCTGATATCCCAGTACACGCGAAAGCGATGCTGAAGATGGAACGTGATGGCATTACTCCTGATGAACAGGGTAGCGTTGGTCCAATCAATCAAATTGAAGAAATGCAAAAAGATGGCATTCCACTGGCTTACGTTGGTGATGTTGTTGGTACTGGTTCTTCACGTAAATCGGCAACAAACTCAGTACTTTGGTTCATGGGGGAAGACATCCCATTCGTACCAAACAAGCGTACTGGCGGTGTTTGTCTTGGTGGTAAAATTGCACCGATCTTCTACAACACAATGGAAGACTCAGGCGCACTACCCATTGAACTGAACGTACAAGACATGAACATGGGCGATATCATTGATATCTACCCGTACGAAGGTGTTGTTCACAAGAACGGTTCTGTGATTTCAAACTTTGAGCTAAGCAAAGTACTTCTCGATGAAGTGCGTGCTGGTGGCCGTATTCCACTGATCATCGGTCGTGGTCTAACGGGTCGCGCTCGTGACGCTCTAGGTCTAGAAGAAACCGATCTGTTTGCTAAACCAATCGACCCATCTGCATCTGATAAAGGCTACACGTTAGCTCAGAAGATGGTTGGTAAAGCGTGTGGCGTTGAAGGTGTGCGTGCTGGTCAGTACTGTGAACCTAAAATGACGACAGTCGGTTCTCAAGATACGACTGGTCCTATGACTCGTGATGAGCTTAAAGATCTGGCGTGTCTTGGTTTCTCTGCAGACCTAGTCATGCAGTCTTTCTGTCACACATCGGCATACCCGAAGCCGGTTGACGTAAACACGCACCACACGCTGCCTGATTTCATCATGAACCGTGCCGGTGTTTCACTACGCCCAGGTGATGGTGTTATCCACTCATGGCTAAACCGTATGCTTCTTCCTGATACTGTAGGTACAGGTGGTGACTCGCATACTCGTTTCCCTCTAGGTATTTCATTCCCTGCGGGCTCAGGCTTAGTAGCATTTGCTGCGGCAACGGGTGTAATGCCTCTTGATATGCCTGAATCTATCTTGGTTCGTTTTAAAGGCGAAATGCAGCCGGGTATCACGCTACGTGACCTAGTACATGCCATTCCTCTTTACGGTATCAAGCAAGGTCTACTAACGGTAGAAAAAGCAGGTAAGATCAACGAATTCTCTGGTCGTGTACTAGAAATTGAAGGTGTTGAACACCTATCTGTTGAGCAAGCGTTTGAGCTTTCTGATGCATCTGCTGAGCGTTCGGCAGCTGGCTGTACAGTGAAGCTTTCTGAAGAGTCTATCTCTGAATACCTGAACTCTAATATCGTTATGCTTAAGTGGATGATCGCTGAAGGCTACGGTGATGTTCGTACGATTGAGCGCCGTATCACGGCAATGGAAGAGTGGTTAGCGACCCCTGAATTGCTATCTGCTGACTCAGATGCTGAATACGCTCACGTTATCGAGATTGACCTTGCTGACATCGATCAGCCAATCCTATGTGCACCAAACGATCCAGATGATGCACGTCTTCTATCTGACGTTCAAGGTACTGAGATTCAAGAAGTGTTCATCGGCTCTTGTATGACGAACATCGGTCACTTCCGTGCTGCAGGTAAAATGCTTGAAGAGTTCAACGGCTCGCTAAGCACTCGTCTCTGGGTGGCTCCGCCAACTAAGATGGATAAAGACCAACTAACAGAAGAAGGCTACTACGGTATCTTCGGTCGTGCTGGGGTTCGAATCGAAACTCCGGGTTGTTCACTATGTATGGGTAACCAAGCGCGTGTTGCAGACAAGTCGACAGTAATGTCTACCTCTACTCGTAACTTCCCGAACCGTTTGGGTACTGGCGCGAATGTTTATCTAGCGTCTGCTGAGCTTTCTGCGGTAGGTGCGATTCTTGGTCGTATTCCAACGAAAGAAGAGTACCTAGAGTACGCTGATAAGATCAATGCAACGGCTGCAGATACATACCGTTACCTGAACTTCCATAAAATGGGTCAGTACACGGAAAAAGCAGATACGGTTATCTTCCAAGAGCCGGCTTAA
- a CDS encoding YacL family protein, with translation MEFEFTRNTLMGEYYVKCSMGHEIVGRWLQEEIGKDKLKLDHVMALIEQSRQDLSNEVTLLGKEISLAINEDEVTIQENVLGHEQEMEEGSEFDFYNCESQASCGIDDFELLIERWMEFLGY, from the coding sequence ATGGAATTCGAATTTACAAGAAACACTTTGATGGGTGAGTACTACGTGAAATGCAGTATGGGGCATGAGATCGTTGGCCGTTGGCTACAAGAAGAGATTGGTAAAGATAAGCTGAAATTAGATCATGTGATGGCGCTTATTGAGCAATCTCGACAGGATCTGAGCAATGAAGTGACCCTGCTTGGTAAAGAGATCAGTTTAGCGATCAATGAAGACGAAGTGACGATTCAAGAAAACGTACTTGGCCACGAGCAAGAGATGGAAGAGGGCAGTGAGTTCGACTTTTATAACTGTGAGAGCCAAGCAAGTTGTGGCATCGATGACTTCGAGCTGTTGATTGAGCGCTGGATGGAGTTTCTAGGTTACTAG
- the glnK gene encoding P-II family nitrogen regulator, with product MKLINAIVKPFKLDDVREALSDVGIEGMTVSEVKGFGRQKGHTELYRGAEYQVDFLPKVKLEIATQAENVDRVVEAISQAAHTGKIGDGKIFVYDLSQAVRIRTGEMDAEAL from the coding sequence ATGAAATTAATAAATGCCATTGTTAAGCCATTCAAATTAGACGATGTACGCGAAGCGCTCTCTGATGTGGGTATTGAAGGTATGACTGTTTCTGAAGTGAAAGGCTTTGGTCGTCAGAAGGGACACACTGAATTGTATCGTGGTGCAGAGTACCAAGTGGACTTCCTACCAAAGGTGAAGCTAGAGATTGCTACCCAAGCTGAAAATGTTGACCGAGTTGTTGAAGCGATTAGCCAAGCGGCACATACCGGAAAAATCGGCGACGGCAAAATTTTTGTGTATGACCTAAGCCAAGCCGTACGAATCCGTACTGGTGAAATGGATGCTGAAGCACTTTAA
- a CDS encoding ammonium transporter, with amino-acid sequence MELTTTVTELRYALDTFFFLISGALVMWMAAGFAMLEAGLVRSKNTTEILTKNICLYAIACTAFLVVGYNIMYVDNGEGGWLPSFGTLIGTQGEGADHSLESDFFFQVVFVATAMSVVSGAVAERMKLWSFLIFSVVLTAFIYPVEGYWTWGGGFLSEAGFSDFAGSGIVHMAGAAAALAGVLLLGARKGKYGKNGEIYPIPGSNMPLATLGTFILWFGWFGFNGGSQLMVSDFENATAVGQIFLNTNAAAAAGAIAALLVCKTTWGKADLTMILNGALAGLVAITADPLSPSPLFAVAIGSVSGALVVFSIIALDKAKIDDPVGAISVHGVCGFFGLMAVPLSNTDATFSAQLLGAAVIFAWVFGASLAVWAVLKATIGIRVSEDEELEGMDMHDCGVGAYPEFVSVK; translated from the coding sequence ATGGAACTTACAACAACAGTAACGGAACTACGTTACGCACTAGACACTTTTTTCTTCCTCATTTCAGGTGCGTTGGTAATGTGGATGGCAGCAGGCTTCGCAATGTTAGAAGCTGGCCTAGTTCGTTCAAAGAACACCACTGAAATTTTAACTAAGAACATCTGCTTGTACGCAATTGCTTGTACAGCGTTCTTAGTGGTTGGTTACAACATCATGTATGTCGACAACGGCGAAGGCGGTTGGTTGCCATCATTCGGTACTCTGATTGGTACTCAAGGTGAAGGCGCAGACCACTCTCTAGAATCAGACTTCTTCTTCCAGGTAGTATTCGTTGCAACTGCAATGTCGGTGGTATCTGGTGCAGTTGCTGAGCGTATGAAACTTTGGTCGTTCCTTATCTTCTCGGTAGTACTAACAGCATTCATTTACCCAGTTGAAGGTTACTGGACTTGGGGCGGTGGTTTCCTATCAGAAGCGGGTTTCAGTGACTTTGCAGGTTCGGGTATTGTACATATGGCCGGTGCAGCAGCTGCATTAGCAGGTGTTCTACTACTTGGTGCTCGTAAAGGTAAATACGGTAAGAACGGTGAAATCTACCCGATTCCTGGTTCAAACATGCCGCTTGCAACACTAGGTACATTTATTCTTTGGTTTGGTTGGTTCGGTTTCAACGGCGGTTCTCAACTGATGGTTTCAGATTTCGAGAACGCGACAGCAGTGGGTCAAATCTTCCTTAACACCAACGCAGCAGCTGCAGCAGGCGCAATCGCAGCACTACTAGTATGTAAAACGACTTGGGGCAAAGCAGACCTAACAATGATTCTTAACGGTGCGTTAGCTGGCCTAGTAGCAATCACTGCAGATCCTCTATCACCATCACCTCTATTCGCAGTAGCAATTGGTTCGGTATCTGGCGCATTGGTTGTGTTCAGCATCATCGCTTTAGATAAAGCTAAGATTGATGATCCAGTTGGTGCTATCTCAGTGCACGGTGTGTGTGGTTTCTTCGGTCTAATGGCAGTGCCACTGAGTAATACTGACGCAACGTTTAGTGCTCAACTATTGGGTGCTGCCGTAATCTTCGCATGGGTATTCGGTGCGAGCCTAGCGGTATGGGCAGTGCTTAAAGCAACAATCGGTATTCGTGTTAGTGAAGATGAAGAGCTAGAAGGTATGGACATGCACGATTGTGGTGTCGGCGCTTACCCAGAGTTTGTATCAGTAAAATAA
- a CDS encoding Fe(3+) ABC transporter substrate-binding protein, translated as MKKLLTLSALACSVIAPAAMAAEEVNVYSYRQPFLVEPMFKEFTKETGIKVNVKFAKKGLAEKLAQEGEYSPADVVLTVDISRLSELTKQGLVQSVESEVLEKNIPAQYQDTNNEWFALTTRTRSVYSSRDRVGRLGEEFTYEDLTKPEFKGKICTRSGKHPYNVSLVSSMIAHKGEAETKEWLEGVKANLARKPQGNDRAQVKAIKEGLCDVALGNSYYLGKMVNDKEQKAWADAVYINFPNQETTGTHVNISGMAMAKYSPNEENAVKLMEFLSGNTAQSMYAEVNYEYPVKADVKPSELVASWGEFKADTISLDQIADHHAAAIKLLDEVKFDL; from the coding sequence ATGAAAAAACTGCTAACACTTTCAGCTCTAGCGTGTAGTGTCATTGCCCCTGCTGCAATGGCTGCGGAAGAAGTGAACGTATACTCTTACCGTCAACCTTTCCTAGTTGAACCAATGTTCAAGGAATTCACAAAAGAGACTGGCATTAAAGTAAACGTTAAGTTTGCTAAAAAAGGTTTAGCAGAAAAGTTAGCTCAAGAAGGCGAATACAGCCCTGCAGACGTAGTGTTAACTGTAGACATCAGTCGTCTATCTGAGCTAACTAAACAAGGTTTAGTTCAGTCTGTTGAAAGCGAAGTTCTTGAAAAGAATATTCCTGCTCAATACCAAGATACAAACAATGAGTGGTTCGCTCTAACAACACGTACACGTAGCGTTTACTCTTCTCGTGACCGTGTTGGTCGTCTAGGTGAGGAGTTTACTTACGAAGATCTAACTAAGCCTGAATTTAAAGGCAAGATCTGTACGCGTAGCGGTAAGCACCCATACAATGTTTCTCTAGTATCTTCGATGATAGCTCACAAAGGTGAAGCTGAAACGAAAGAGTGGCTAGAAGGCGTAAAAGCTAACCTAGCACGCAAGCCTCAAGGCAACGATCGCGCACAAGTTAAAGCGATTAAAGAAGGCCTATGTGATGTTGCTCTTGGTAACAGCTACTACCTAGGCAAGATGGTTAACGATAAAGAGCAAAAAGCTTGGGCTGACGCTGTTTACATTAACTTCCCTAACCAAGAGACAACGGGTACTCACGTGAATATCTCTGGTATGGCAATGGCTAAATACTCTCCAAACGAAGAGAATGCCGTTAAGCTAATGGAATTCCTATCGGGTAACACAGCACAAAGCATGTACGCAGAAGTGAACTATGAATACCCAGTGAAAGCTGATGTTAAACCTTCTGAGCTTGTTGCTTCATGGGGTGAATTCAAAGCAGATACAATTTCTCTAGACCAAATTGCTGACCATCACGCAGCAGCAATCAAACTATTAGACGAAGTTAAGTTTGATCTTTAA